One genomic region from Salvia hispanica cultivar TCC Black 2014 chromosome 2, UniMelb_Shisp_WGS_1.0, whole genome shotgun sequence encodes:
- the LOC125204353 gene encoding piriformospora indica-insensitive protein 2-like yields the protein MIKIESLRFSVLVVCLIHFTATCIGQDESVGAPMVRAEQEALYNTIQDFVGKWWNGSDLYPDPCGWTPIQGVSCDLYDGFWYVTDLSIGPVQDNSLTCRQDVDFSPNLFALRHLKSLSFFNCFVAPRRRAVSIPAGNWEFLSGSLESLEFRSNPGLTGTVPETFGGLGNLQSLVITENGLIGQLPESIGSLVALRRLNLARNSFTGRVPSSIGGLNRLLILDMSGNALSGTLPVTLGGLTALLKLDLRDNQIEGEIPSEIRNLKNLTLLDLSNNRLSGGLVESIQELGSLQELVLSNNPIGGDIMSIGWQDLNCITAMDLANTSLTGGIPESLTHLKSLRFLGLNDNKLTGDIPSKIATLPNVSAIYLHGNNLTGELDFSELFYRRMGRRFGAWGNPNLCYQAELESPTYAPFGVKLCRPQVIKYEIGLDSSSNFDKNWTHHPASSVPSLEFKVFSVSGLLLLVEAFLVLA from the exons ATGATAAAAATCGAGTCTTTGAGGTTTTCAGTTCTTGTTGTGTGTTTGATTCATTTCACTGCGACATGCATTGGACAAGATGAGAGCGTCGGAGCTCCGATGGTGAGAGCTGAGCAAGAAGCTTTGTATAATACTATTCAAGATTTTGTTGGAAAATGGTGGAATGGTTCTGATCTTTATCCAGATCCTTGCGGTTGGACCCCTATTCAG GGAGTTTCTTGTGATTTGTATGATGGATTTTGGTACGTGACTGATTTAAGCATTGGACCTGTTCAAGATAACTCTTTAACATGTAGACAAGATGTGGATTTTAGTCCCAATTTGTTTGCACTAAGGCATTTGAAATCACTATCCTTCTTCAATTGCTTTGTGGCGCCTCGCCGCCGTGCCGTCTCGATCCCGGCCGGGAATTGGGAGTTTCTCTCTGGAAGTTTGGAATCGCTCGAGTTCCGGTCAAATCCCGGCCTCACCGGAACAGTTCCCGAGACTTTTGGGGGGCTCGGGAATCTTCAATCTTTGGTGATTACGGAAAATGGCCTAATAGGGCAGCTGCCCGAGAGCATTGGTAGTTTGGTGGCGTTGAGGCGTTTGAATCTTGCCAGGAATTCGTTCACGGGCAGGGTCCCGAGCAGCATAGGTGGGCTTAACCGACTCTTGATTCTTGATATGAGTGGGAATGCGCTGTCGGGCACCCTGCCCGTGACTCTAGGAGGGTTGACGGCCCTGTTAAAACTCGACTTGAGGGATAATCAAATAGAGGGCGAGATTCCGAGTGAGATTCGGAATCTTAAGAACCTCACACTTTTAGACCTTAGTAACAACAGGTTAAGTGGAGGATTGGTTGAATCTATTCAAGAATTGGGGTCATTGCAAGAATTAGTCCTCTCAAACAATCCCATTGGTGGAGACATAATGAGTATTGGATGGCAAGATTTGAATTGTATAACTGCTATGGATCTGGCCAATACGAGCTTGACAGGTGGCATCCCAGAGTCTCTAACACATTTGAAAAGTCTAAGGTTTTTGGGTCTCAATGACAACAAGTTAACAGGGGATATACCCTCAAAGATTGCAACTTTACCTAATGTTAGTGCAATCTATCTCCACGGCAACAATCTCACCGGCGAGCTCGATTTCTCGGAGCTCTTCTACCGGCGGATGGGACGGCGCTTCGGGGCGTGGGGAAACCCGAACCTTTGCTATCAAGCTGAGCTCGAGTCACCCACTTATGCGCCCTTTGGGGTCAAGCTATGTCGACCTCAAGTGATCAAGTACGAAATTGGTCTCGATTCGAGTTCAAATTTCGACAAGAATTGGACACATCACCCCGCATCATCAGTGCCTTCTTTGGAATTCAAAGTGTTTAGTGTTAGTGGGCTACTTTTGCTTGTTGAGGCCTTCTTAGTCTTGGCTTaa
- the LOC125205440 gene encoding nuclear matrix constituent protein 1-like, which translates to MFTPKRQWQGQSRTPRNEVRTPNPTTGKDKLVTFIDGPPPPPPRGLLNDNGDRAETENMDDWRRFREVGLLDEAALERRDREALLEKAQRLERELHDYQYNMGLLLIENKEWTSKYEELHQSLLEAQELLKREKATHLTAVNQVEERETNLRKALEVERQCVAELERSLREIYAEHDKIKITSDTKLADANHLVAGIEDRSLEVQQKLLAADSKLAEASRKSLEMERKLQEVETRESVLKTERMSFISERDAHEATYLKHKEDMQEWERKLQEGEERLCQNRRHINEREEKLNELNRMLKQKESEFAEEQKRTELLNLNLKKKEEEVDKKLSELIEKEEKAEALRSSLETKEKDLSVLTEKLSKRERMEIQNLVDEHKAAFEIKKQDLEVEMEEKRKLLEDELRVKTDELVKKESETSHMMEKLKKREQALEKKSERVKEKEKDIDVKLKGVKEKDKALKLEEKNLNSVRQEIISEKETLQSLRDELEKMKAEISRTELQMHDEKEKLRITEEERENHNHLILELKQEIQRYNQQNDLLCKERDDLKLDRKRFEEEWEVLDQKRAEVTRELQQLDEDKKTNDKYKHSLERKLEEDKIALENYIKREMEALRLEKESFAATMKHEQLMLSEKAQNEHNQLIRDFETRKRDLEAEMRNKQEDFEKSLQERERAFEEKTEKERSNISHLKDVADKEMENMRSERSRLEKERVNIARNKQQLEEQQLEMQNDINELGILSKKLKSERQQFVKERSRLVSFLERIKSCQNCGDMASDYMLADLITELDESGASPLQAIGEQLLEKVASYEVKAQRTPGENDAKSPDSGGRISWLLRKCTPRLFKLSPTTKVQQDVPSQNLDQALSDTLVSAQNVGEPSMPVGGATQSNATEIDRAVPEVSEDSKHSEMTHRRRKYARKPGDVIHRTRSVKAVVEDAEAFFRRTSKDDHPNEEENKDAPASVNEESRGDSSLAGKGVGSVRRKRTRAVSSKMSDGDESDGQSESVSVGGRRKRRQAAAPVAQDTGKSRYNLRRHKANTKEINSTPAEVASQSDNPEDPAQVVAYKHEQMIMVDRVVRFVPSEAKIEENSNAVKSMDKVEIVSEEVNGTSEYNDKDDHDNHHKDEHNSPLHCNPKEEEDDEDEDEDEDEEEDDEDEDEEDNPGEASVPRKLWKFFTS; encoded by the exons tccaccGAGGGGCTTGTTGAATGACAATGGGGATAGAGCTGAGACGGAGAATATGGACGATTGGAGAAGGTTTCGGGAGGTGGGGCTGCTGGATGAGGCGGCGTTGGAGAGACGTGATCGAGAAGCATTGCTGGAGAAAGCCCAGAGGCTTGAAAGAGAG CTTCACGattatcaatataatatgGGTTTGCTACTAATTGAGAATAAAGAGTGGACTTCAAAGTATGAAGAACTTCATCAATCTCTTCTAGAAGCGCAGGAGCTTCTCAAACGTGAAAAGGCAACACACTTGACTGCAGTTAATCAAGTGGAGGAGCGTGAAACTAATTTGAGAAAGGCTCTTGAGGTTGAGAGACAATGTGTGGCAGAG CTCGAGAGGTCTCTTCGTGAGATATACGCGGAGCATGACAAAATTAAGATAACATCTGATACGAAGCTTGCTGATGCCAATCATTTGGTGGCTGGAATTGAAGATCGGTCTTTGGAGGTGCAACAGAAGTTGCTTGCTGCTGATTCAAAGCTTGCTGAGGCCAGCAGAAAGAGTTTAGAGATGGAGAGGAAATTGCAAGAGGTTGAGACACGTGAAAGTGTACTTAAAACGGAGCGCATGTCCTTCATCTCCGA GCGGGATGCCCACGAAGCAACTTATCTAAAGCATAAAGAAGATATGCAGGAGTGGGAAAGGAAACTGCAAGAAGGTGAAGAGAGACTTTGTCAGAATAGGAGACATATTAatgagagagaggagaagTTAAACGAACTAAATAGGATGTTGAAGCAGAAAGAGAGTGAATTTGCTGAAGAACAGAAGAGGACTGAGTTGCTAAATTTGAatctaaagaaaaaagaagaagaggtTGACAAAAAACTTTCTGAACTGATCGAGAAAGAGGAA AAAGCTGAAGCTCTTAGATCTAGTTTAGAGACGAAGGAAAAAGATTTAAGTGTGTTGACTGAGAAGCTGAGCAAGAGGGAGAGA ATGGAGATTCAGAACCTTGTTGATGAGCACAAAGCTGCATTTGAGATAAAAAAGCAGGACCTTGAAGTAGAAatggaagagaagagaaagttGCTTGAGGATGAGCTTAGAGTCAAAACTGATGAATTGGTTAAGAAGGAGAGCGAAACCAGCCATATGatggaaaaattgaaaaagcgGGAACAGGCTCTGGAGAAGAAATCTGAAAGGGTAAAGGAGAAAGAGAAGGATATTGATGTAAAGTTAAAGGGAGTGAAGGAAAAAGATAAGGCCCTCAAATTGGAGGAGAAGAATCTAAACTCGGTTAGACAAGAAATAATTTCAGAGAAAGAAACATTACAAAGTCTCAGGGATGAGCTTGAGAAGATGAAAGCTGAGATTAGTCGGACAGAATTACAGATGCATGATGAAAAAGAGAAGCTTAGAATTACTGAAGAAGAGAGGGAGAATCATAACCATTTGATACTGGAATTGAAACAGGAGATACAGAGGTACAATCAGCAGAATGATTTGCTTTGTAAGGAACGGGATGATTTAAAGCTAGACAGGAAGAGATTCGAGGAAGAGTGGGAGGTTCTTGATCAAAAAAGAGCTGAAGTTACTAGAGAGTTGCAACAACTTGACGAagacaaaaaaacaaatgataaaTACAAACACTCATTGGAAAGGAAATTGGAAGAAGATAAAATAGCCTTGGAAAACTACATTAAGAGGGAGATGGAGGCTCTTAGACTTGAGAAAGAATCATTTGCTGCTACAATGAAGCATGAGCAGTTAATGTTATCAGAAAAAGCTCAGAACGAGCATAATCAGTTAATTCGTGATTTTGAGACTCGTAAGAGGGATCTTGAGGCAGAAATGCGAAATAAGCAAGAGGATTTCGAGAAATCTCTTCAGGAAAGAGAGAGGGCATTTGAGGAGAAGACTGAGAAGGAACGTAGCAATATCAGTCATTTGAAGGACGTTGCTGACAAGGAAATGGAAAATATGAGGTCAGAGAGAAGCAGATTGGAGAAGGAAAGAGTAAATATTGCCCGGAATAAGCAGCAGTTGGAAGAGCAGCAGCTAGAAATGCAAAATGACATTAATGAACTTGGCATTTTAAGTAAAAAGCTCAAGTCAGAGAGGCAGCAATTTGTCAAAGAAAGAAGCCGGTTGGTTTCTTTTCTTGAGAGGATAAAGAGTTGTCAAAACTGTGGGGACATGGCAAGCGACTACATGCTAGCTGATCTTATTACTGAACTGGACGAAAGCGGAGCCTCTCCTCTTCAGGCAATTGGTGAACAACTTCTGGAAAAAGTCGCTTCTTATGAAGTAAAGGCTCAGAGAACTCCTGGTGAGAATGATGCAAAATCTCCGGACTCTGGTGGGCGTATATCCTGGCTTCTTAGGAAGTGCACCCCCAGACTCTTTAAGTTGTCTCCAACTACAAAAGTTCAACAAGACGTGCCTTCTCAAAACTTGGACCAAGCATTGTCTGATACACTGGTCAGTGCTCAAAATGTTGGAGAACCCAGCATGCCAGTTGGAGGTGCCACTCAATCCAATGCGACCGAAATAGATCGAGCTGTACCAGAAGTTTCAGAAGATTCAAAGCATTCTGAGATGACTCATCGTAGACGAAAATATGCTAGAAAACCAGGGGATGTAATCCACAGAACACGTTCTGTTAAAGCAGTAGTTGAAGATGCTGAAGCTTTCTTCAGGAGGACATCAAAAGATGATCATCCAAATGAGGAAGAAAATAAGGACGCCCCTGCTTCTGTCAATGAGGAAAGTCGAGGAGATTCTAGCCTTGCTGGTAAAGGAGTTGGTTCTGTTCGGAGAAAACGAACTCGTGCAGTGTCTTCTAAAATGAGTGATGGCGATGAAAGTGATGGTCAGTCGGAAAGCGTGAGTGTGGGTGGCCGCAGGAAAAGGCGGCAGGCTGCTGCTCCAGTGGCACAAGATACTGGAAAGTCACGTTATAACCTTCGACGTCATAAAGC CAacacaaaagaaattaattccACACCAGCTGAAGTCGCCAGTCAGAGCGACAACCCTGAGGATCCAGCCCAGGTCGTGGCTTATAAACACGAACAAATGATCATGGTTGATAGAGTAGTCAGG TTTGTTCCATCAGAAGCcaagattgaagaaaattCGAATGCTGTCAAGTCCATGGATAAAGTGGAAATAGTCAGCGAGGAGGTCAATGGCACATCAGAATACAACGACAAAGATGATCACGACAACCACCACAAAGATGAGCACAACAGTCCATTGCACTGTAATCCCaaagaagaagaggatgatgaagatgaagatgaagatgaagatgaagaagaggatgatgaagatgaagatgaagaagataatCCCGGTGAAGCTTCAGTGCCCAGAAAGCTTTGGAAATTCTTCACATCTTGA